The DNA region TGAAAAATACGGTTATGACTATTGTGGATAACTTCACCTATTACCTGGGAGCTCATAAATTAACGGCAGGTATCAGCTACGAACGTCAGAAAGCCGGAAACTCATACATGCGCAACGGAACCGGATATTATCGTTATTCCAGTTTCGAGGATTTCAAAAATGGAGCTGCACCCGAATCGTTTGCCTTGGCTTATGGGTACAATGGTAATACAAAACCTTCTGCGGACGTGAAATTCGGTCAGTTGGGTGTTTATCTGCAAGATGAATGGAACATACGCGATAACTTTAAATTGACTGCCGGTATACGTATGGATAATCTCAGCTTCCTGAATGATATTATGCGTAATCAGGCTATCTATAATCTGGACTTCAACGGTATGCATATTGATACGGGTGCATGGCCCGATAGCAAACTGCAATTCTCACCGCGTGTAGGTTTCACCTGGGATGTGTTCAATGATAAGACATTAAAAGTGCGTGGTGGATCAGGATTCTTCACCGGACGTATTCCTTTGGTGTTCTTTACCAATATGCCTACCAACTCGGGTATGATTCAAAATCTGGTAAGTATTACGACCAGATATAAGGATGGTGTTGTAACCAGTCGCGATCCCCGCCTGGATTTGCTGAAAGGTACTATGATAACGGATGTAAACCAGATGATTTCCACATTGGGACTTCCTGCCACCATCAGTCCGGAAGAAGGTGTATTGCCAAGCTCCATAGTGGGCATCGATCCGGACTTCAAGATGCCGCAAGTCTGGAAAACCTCATTAGCTTTGGATTACCAGCTGCCTGTATCTTTCCCGCTGACGGTTACACTGGAAGGAATGTTCTCTAAGGATATCAATGCGGTGCGCCAATACAACTACAACGTGCAGGCTCCGGATAAAGATACATGGTCACGTTTTAACGGACCGGATGATCGTTACATCTATCCCGAAAACTTCCTGCAACACACGAATATTAGTAGCGCGAATGTATTAACAAACACTTCTAAAGGTTGGGGATGGACAGGTAACATTACCGTAATGGCAGAACCCGCCAAGAATGTAAATATTATGGCAGCCTATACTCATACCGAATCAAAGGAAATCAGTGGTATGCCTGGTTCGGATGCTAACTCCGCCTGGACAAACGTTCCATCCATCAACGGACCGAACAGCTCGGGACTCATGCGTTCGCAATATGTCACTCCCAACCGTGTAGTTGCTTCCATCAACTGGCGCGTACACTTAAATAAGAAAACATCTTCAAATTTCAGCCTCTTTTATAGCGGATATTCATCCAGTGGCTATAGCTTTATGTACTCTAATGATATGAATGGCGATGGCGTAACCAATGACCTTATTTACATTCCGAAGACTAAAGATGAAATCAAGTTCACGAGTGCCGAAGATGCAGACGCTTTCTGGAAGTTCGTGAGTCAAGACCCTTATCTGAAGAAGCATAAAGGCGAATATGCCGAAGCTTATTCTGCACGTGCTCCCTGGGTACACCGCTTTGATTTCCGTTGGAGTCGCGACTTCTTCGTGAAGATTGGCAAAACTAAGAATACGCTGCAACTCAGCCTGGATATCCTGAATATAGGTAACTTACTGAACAGTAAATGGGGTGTAACGAAAAACATGTCCGGCGCTAATGGCGGACGAATTCTGACCTATAAGGGTAAGGATGAGAGCAACACTCCTATCTTCTCTATGTACAAAGATAGTGACGGTAATTATCCTACCGAAAGCTTCACCCGAAACTTGAATTACAGCGAATGTTGGAAGCTTCAGATCGGTCTGCGATACGTATTCAATTAAAGATTCCGAACTTATATTTATCAAAAAAGAAAAGGTGCAACCTAAACATACCGGTTGCACCTTTTTGCATTTATAAGATATTAAAGGAGAGAGAATTTTATTTGTTTTTTCTCCAGAGTTTACTCATGTCTTCCAGAGTCTTGCCCTTCGTTTCGGGTACCCAACGCCAAACAAAGAAGGCGGCTGCAACGCAGATGATGCCATACAAGCTGTATGCGAACATCGGACTGAAGTCGTACAGTGCCGGGAACGTGGACGATACAATATAATTGAATATCCATTGGAAAGCTACCGCAATGGCCACAGCTTTACCACGAATGGTATTCGGGAAGATTTCAGAAATCAATACCCAGCAAATCGGTCCCCATGACATCATAAAGAAAGCTGCGTATACAATTACGGAAAATACCGGAAGAATACCCTTGATTCCCATGCTGTCGCACATTGCCACTGCAAATGCACCTACCGCCATACCAATAGAACCGATAATCAGCAACGGCTTGCGTCCGAAACGGTCTACAGTAAAGATGGCTACAAGCGTAAATACAATGTTTACAATACCCATGATAACAGTTTGCATCATGCCACCGCCTTCAGCACCTGCACTTTCGAAAATACGCGGAGCATAGTATAATACTGCATTAATACCAATAGCCTGTTGGAATACGGAAAGCATGATACCGATAACGATAACTGCCACACCGTAAGAGAATAGTTTCTCTGTCTTTTCCTTGGAAGTAGCCTTGATTTCCGCCAGAATTTCTTTTGCTTTGTTTGCACCATTCACCTTCTCCAGGATAGAGTATGCCTTTTCGTCCTGATGTACCAGCACCAGATAACGCGGGGTCTTCGGTACGAAGAAAAGAAGGAAACCAAATAATGCAGCCGGGAATGCTTCCGAACCAAACATATAACGCCAGCCGGTTTGTACGCTCCACATATCCGAAGCGGCGTTCACAGACAATATGCCTTCAGCGCTTTTATCGATAATAGGATTCGTGTGATCGCCCATAATCAGGTAGTTAACGAAGTAAACCACCAACATACCGAAGATAATGGCAAATTGGTTACAAGATACCAGTGTTCCACGAATGTTAGAGGGCGCAATTTCTGCAATATACATCGGACATACGGCAGAGGCAAGACCTACACCAATACCGCCCAATACACGATACAAATTGAATGCGATGAGCAATTCCATGTTTGGCTCACCGTAGTTGAAGAATAAAAATTCGGGATAGTAGGATCCCAATGCAGACAGGAAGAACAGCACGGATGCCAGTCTCAACGAATTGCGTCGTCCCAGGCGGGAAGCGAAGAAACCGGAAAGAGCACCACCGATCACACAGCCAATGAGTGCACTGGAAGAAGTGATACCGTGCATCACCTTGTCATATTGAAAATCCGTAGCCATCAGGAAGAAAGCTTCCAAGCCCTTCTCCGCGCCCGAGATTACCGCCGTATCGTAACCGAACAGCAGGCCTCCCAAAATGGCAACGGTTGTAATAGAATATAGGTAGAGTTTACTACCATTGTTAGCATCATTCATGATAAAAAAAGATTAGGTTGATAAATGAGTAAAAAGTGATAAGGTGGTAGAGTGATAAGGGTGATAGAGTGATATCACTTTACCACTTATCACTCTATCACCCTACCACCTTTATTATATTAGCAATACATATTCACGATTGCTTCATACAATTCTTGCTTACCGCTGGTTTGCTTCGGTTCGCCGTTAGCTTTCGCATAAGCTACAACATCTTCCAAAGACAATTTGCCTTCTTCGAATTCCTTACCCTTGCCACCGTCGAATGATGCGTAACGGTCAGCCAACATTTTCTTATAAGGAGATTCTTCCAGTAATTTAGCTGCACTTTCCAGAGCACGTGCCATAGCATCCATACCTGCAATGTGAGCGATGAAGATATCTTCCAGGTCGGTAGAGTTACGACGGGTCTTAGCGTCGAAGTTAGTACCGCCATTGCCCAAACCACCGTTGCGGATGATCTGCATCATAGCCTGAGTTAGTTCGTAGTTATCGATAGGGAATTGGTCAGTATCCCAACCGTTCTGGTAGTCACCACGGTTAGCATCAATAGAACCCAACATGCCGTTGTCAACAGCTACAGCCAGTTCGTGTTCGAAAGTATGGCCAGCCAATGTTGCGTGATTAACCTCGATGTTTACTTTGAAATCTTTATCCAAACCGTGAGCTTTCAGGAAGCCGATAACAGTTTCAGTATCTACGTCATACTGATGTTTTGTCGGTTCCATCGGTTTCGGCTCAATCAGGAAAGTACCTTTGAAGCCACGAGCACGTGCATAGTCACGAGCGATAGTCAACATCTTTGCAAGGTGTTCTTTTTCACGTTTCTGGTCAGTGTTCAGCAAAGACATGTAACCTTCGCGACCGCCCCAGAACACATAGTTCGTGCCACCCAGTTCGATAGTAGCGTCAATAGCGTTCTTGATCTGAACAGCAGCGCGTGCTACAACGTCGAAATCAGGATTGGTAGCAGCACCGTTCATATAACGTGCATGACCGAATACGTTAGCAGTACCCCACAACAGCTTGATATCAGTTTCAGCCTGTTTTTCTTTTGCATAAGCTACGATAGCTTTCAGATTAGCTTCATATTCTTCGATGCTTGCACCTTCAGAAATCAGGTCTACATCGTGGAAGCAATAGTATTCGATACCCATCTTCTGCATGAATTCGAAACCTGCATCCAATTTATTTTTAGCTGCTTGCAAAGCGTCAGAGTCACCATTCCAAGGGAATTGTTTCGTTCCACCACCGAATTGGTCACCACCTTCTGCGCAGAGAGTGTGCCACCAAGCCATAGCAAACTTCAACCAATCTTTCATCTTCTTACCCATGATTACCTTCTCAGCATCGTAGTAACGATATGCCATCGGGTTCATACTCTCTTTACCTTCGAATTTAATCTTTCCTATTCCGGGAAAATACTCTTTTGTTGCCATAATTTTAATTGAATTTTAAAGGGTTAATTATGTTTTGATTGTTAACTGTATTACTTTAATTCCCCTCGTTTTCAAAGGAGAATTAAGTTGGCATTATTTTGCCATTGATTTTTCCAAACGATGTTTCCAGCGTGCATAAGCATCTGCATATTCCTGGCGCTTAGCCTGATTAGGCTCGATAACATCCAGTTTTTCCAGCGTTGCGAATGCCTCGTTATTATCTTTATAGATACCTGCACCGATACCTGCTCCCTTGGCTGCACCTACCGAACCATCCGTATCGTACAGTTCGATCACAGCTCCCGTCACACCTGCCAGCGTATCGCGGAAGATGGAGCTAAGGAACATATTTGCATGGCCTGCATGGATTTTCTGTACAGGGATGCCCATACCTTCCATAATATCTATACCATACTTGAATGAGAATACAATGCCTTCCTGAGCTGCACGCACAATGTGTTGCTTGCTATGCAGATTGAAGTTCAAACCACGGATAGAGCAGTTGATCTCTTTATTTTCGAGCATGCGTTCCGCACCGTTACCGAAGGGCAGAATACTGATACCTGCACTACCGATAGGAGCTTGTGATGCCAGTACATTCATTTCATTGTAAGAGATGCCTTCGGGAGCAATCGTACGTTTCACCCAAGAATTAAGAATACCCGTACCATTGATGCAAAGCAACACACCCAGACGGGTTTGTTCGTCCGTATGGTTTACGTGAGCGAATGTATTTACGCGTGATTTCGGATCATAGTTCACTTCACCGTTCACACCATATACAACACCCGAAGTGCCTGCTGTAGAAGCTATTTCTCCCGGATTGAATACATTCAGTGAAAGAGCGTTATTCGGTTGGTCACCTGCACGATATGTGATCGGTGTACCTTCCTTTAATCCCAATTCTTTTGCTGCGGCAGCATTCACACGGCCTTGTTCGGAGAATGTGGGTTTGATGTCCGCAATCAGAGAGTTATCGAAACCATAATAATCCATCAGGAAGTCGGCTACACGATTGTTTTTGAAATCCCAGAACATGCCTTCCGAAAGTCCGGAAACAGTGGTACAGATTTCACCGCTCAACTTCATGGCGATGTAATCACCCGGCAACATAATCTTATAAATCCGTTCGTAGATGGCCGGTTCGTTTTCCTTTATCCATGCCAGTTTAGAGGCAGTGAAGTTACCCGGAGAGTTCAACAGATGTGAGAGACATTTCTCTTCTCCCAGCGTTTCGAAAGCTTTCTGTCCGTAAGGCACAGCACGCGAGTCACACCAGATTATAGAAGGACGCAGCACATTCTGGTCTTTGTCCACACATACCAATCCATGCATCTGATAAGAGATACCGATTGCCTTGATTTCACCTGCGTTTGCACCCGATTCATTCATGACAGCCTGTGTGGCAAGCTTCAGATTTTCCCACCAGCTTTCGGGATTTTGTTCCGCCCAACCCGGTTTAACTGCAATGATTGCCGCCTCTGTCTTCGGAAAGAAAGCAGAAGATACACATTTGCCGGTTTCGGCGTTTACCAGGCTCGCTTTTACGGACGAGCTTCCAATGTCATAGCCTAATAAATACATGCTTTTAATTTATGATTTTTGATTTATGATTTATTTTGTTTGAAATTTATGCCCTTTGATCTATGATTTATTCCGCTTATGATGAATCATAAATCTCTTCATCTTCTTACCTTATTATATATCTTCTTATCGAATCGATAATAGCGTGCGGCACGGTGGGCAACTCCCTGTTGTTTTTCCTCCAATGGAACAACGTATTCCATCATCGCTATTTTCTTGTGGAAGTTCCGCACATCAATAGGCTTGCCATATATTAATTCATATAAAGTACGCAGTTGTGATGCCGTAAACTTACGGGGAAGCAGATCGAACAAGGCCGACGGATTAATCTCCACGTACTGGCGGATATATACCAATGCTTCTTTAATAATCAGATTATGGTCGAAAGCCAATGCCTTAATATCTTGCAGTGCCACCCAATATGCTTCGAAATCAGCCAGATTCCGGCTCAGTGCCCGGTCTATCTTCACCAATGACAGGTAAGCGATAGTAACGATACGCTCCACCTTCGATTCCATGGCCCGTTCCAGCCAATGAATGTCTTTCGGGTCCTTCGTCCGGTTTTTGGAACCGAATGCCTTGAACTGCATCAGGTTGACGTTCTTCAATCCTGTCAGTTCGTTCAATACACGCTGTGCGGCTTCATCCAGATCTTCATCCATATAGATCAGGCTTCCGGGAAGCTTCATATCGTGAAAAATTTCACCTTGCTCCTCACCTACACGTTTTATCAAGAGAACCTTTAATTGTTCTCCGTCAAAGCCAATCACTACACAGTCTACTGAGATATGATTGTTTGCCAATGGGGTTTTATGTTCCATGTTTTGCATAATATCCATGTTTAAGCGCTGCAAATATAAACAGGTTTTTTTGAATATACAAGCAAGTAAAACTCATTTTTATTATGTTGTAAAGCATTATTTTTCAATATAATACATATCGTACTTATTACAATATCAAAACATAGCCTTATCGTTGAAAATACAATATGTATTATTGATAAACAGTAGAATTAGCTAATTGTAGGAAGTACAATAAGAGTAAAGTGCTTTATTCTTAAGGATTTTAGTATCTTGTGCAAGAAATAAAAATGTGGGCTCTTATTGTATTTTTACACGCCATCTCCGTAGTATCTCCATATCAACTCTATATCAACTCCGTGTCAAGTCCGTACCTGCTCCGTATCAAGTCCGTATCAGCACTTATCCTATAGACACGGAGCAGGTACGGACTTGACACGGCTCTGATACGGAGATTGTGCGCAAGGAACTCCTTTAAACACTGTAACTCTCGTCCCCGGTTTCGGTAGTATTGCACAAAAATCCTTCATTTGTGCGGTCAATATCAGAAAAAGCTATACCTTTGCACCACTTTTTTTAATTAACTACTAAAACAAGAACAGTATGAAAGCATTTGTATTTCCGGGTCAAGGTGCCCAATTCGTAGGAATGGGAAAAGACTTGTATGAAAACTCCGCTTTAGCAAAAGAATTGTTTGAAAAAGCCAATGATATCCTGGGATATCGCATTACGGATATTATGTTCAACGGTACGGACGAAGACCTGCGTCAGACGAAGGTAACTCAACCTGCCGTATTCCTCCACTCCGTTATCTCCGCACTTTGTATGGGTGATGATTTTAAACCTGAAATGACTGCCGGTCACTCATTGGGCGAATTCTCTGCTCTGGTTGCTGCCGGTGCATTGAGTTTCGAAGATGGATTGAAGCTGGTTTATGCTCGTGCCATGGCCATGCAGAAAGCTTGCGAGGCACAACCCTCTACAATGGCGGCTATCATTGCCCTCTCCGATGAAAAAGTAGAAGAAATCTGCGAGCAAGTAACCGCTGAAGGTGAAGTTTGCGTTGCAGCCAACTATAACTGTCCGGGACAGATCGTAATTTCCGGTTCTATCGAGGGCATCAACAAGGCATGCGAACTGATGAAGGCTGCCGGAGCGAAACGTGCTTTACCATTAAAGGTAGGCGGTGCTTTCCACTCTCCACTGATGAATCCTGCAAAAGTTGAATTGGAAGCAGCTATCAACGCTACTGAAATCCACGCTCCCAAATGTCCGGTTTATCAGAATGTAGATGCATTGCCTCACACTGATCCGGAAGAGATCAAGAAGAATCTCGTTGCTCAGCTGACTGCTTCTGTACGCTGGACACAGACTGTTAAGAATATGGTTGCTGATGGTGCTACAGACTTCACAGAATGTGGCCCAGGTGCTGTACTGCAAGGTCTGATCAAGAAGATTGCACCGGAGGTATCTGCTCACGGTATTGCATAATCCTTAAATACAAAATATTTGTAAGGGCTGTCTTTTTAACCAAAGACGGCCCTTTATTTTGTAATCATACTATCCGCATTCAGAATAGGAAAATAAACAGCATCTCAACAAAACTTTTTCATGTAAGTATGAAAGTTCTACATTCAACTTGCATTATCTTTAGATAAGATAAGCTGCATCTCAGCATAACTTTTTCATGCAAGCATGAAAGTTCTGCGTTCGATTTGCATTATCTTTGCAAAAACATGCATGATATGGAGAAAATCGACGAATACAGAAACACCCTTGCAATGCCTCTTTGCAAACTATCAATAGATAAGCTGGTGCAGGAAATATGCCTGCATCCGGAATACCTTAAAGATATATACCAGTTGATTTCCGATGATAAAATCGTCGTTTCATGGCGGGCTATATGGGCATGTGAAAAAGTAAGTGAGAAGCATCCCGGCTGGTTTGTTCCATTGCTGGATGATATTATTCAGCGATTATTGGTCTGCCAACATGATGGTTCCAAACGGTTGTTGCTGTCTATATTATATAATGTACCTGCATCTGATCCTGTCTCTGTCGATTTGCTAAATTATTGCCTGGATCACATGTTGGCCCCACAAGAAAGTATCGGTGTGCAGGCATTATCTATCAGAATGGCTTACCAGCTTTGCAAGTCTGAGCCGGAACTTTTGAAAGAGCTGCAACTCATATTAGAGAATGCAGATACCGAATATTACTCCACAGGCGTTAAGACTACCATACGGAATATCCTAAAAAAGATAAATAAATAATTGAAGTTTCGCAAGTTATGATATTCAGGAGTTAAAATCAGCTATAAAACAAATTAAATCCAATAACTATAACAAGCAATGTCATGATGCAAAACTAGCAATCTTGTAATGCGGAATATTGCTAGTTTTGCATCATGACATTGCTTGTTATGTTCCGTTTAAGGCTTCCGGGTGGGTTACCGTATTATTTTTCGCAGACTATTCTTGAAAAAGTATAACAATATTAAGACCAATAAAAGGCTTATTAGGGGTCAAAATAGGTTCAGGGTCACTTATAACCCTATTTATAGGTCATTTTTATTTGTATTAGCCAATATAATGCTAATATACAGACTGTTGACTTTTTTAGACTTTTGCAAAAAACGTATTTCAGTAGATTTGGAATATTACAATTCGAACAAGCCTTAAATAGGTAAATATTTAATACAGAAAGTAAAACAATAAAGCGGAAGTGATAAAGAGTGAATAATAAAATCTTTATTCCTTAGTAGTTTAGCACTATTACAGTATGTTTTATTTACATCTATTTTAAATATCTTATTCATTTAAGCAGGAATTGGGGGTATAAGTGACCCTGAACCTATTTTGACCCTTAAATAGTACACTTTTTGTCTTTTTTTTGAGGCATAACAGATTGATATACAATCATTAATCATCAGAGAATCATTTTGTCCATGAGTTCACTTCATACACGCTGTTTTAGAAGAAAGTAAGAACCGTCTTTCTGATTGTCAAAAGAAAAAATGCAACATGCGTTCGCGGTTAATTTATCACTTCAGCAAAAGTTAAGAAGTTAAGTTTCGTAGGTACTGTTTTCCACTCCTAATTTACAGGTAGTGTACCCTAAATTATTTTTCTGTAATCCCCATCACTTTTCTTCTTAAACCCATTGCTTAGCAGCACCTTTATTGAAGCCGTGTTTTCTTCGGAAGGGTCCGCCGCTATTTCACGTCCTTCCAATTCAATGATTTTTTCTTCCAACTTCCTGATAATCATTTTACCGATACCTCTATTCAGATACTCTTCTTCGCCAATCAAATATCCGATCTCGTACGTATGATTCTTTTCAGATATGTCTCCATACAAACTCTCAAAGTCGTGCCCTTCTTCCTCCAAGTCTTTCAAGAAAAAGCAATCAGCATAAAGACAATATCCGATCTTCTTATTCTTATAGTAAACAATAAAATGTTTCATAAAGTCATATTTACCATCTCTATTACTGACTTCGTCCAACCAAGCCTCCTTCTGTTCTTCCCCATCCGGACATAGCCATTTGTAAATATAATCTTTTCTCAACCATCTATCAAACCACAATATATCTTCGCCAAGCAGAGGCTTTAATACTATTTCGTCTGTATCAATCATAAATTCATGTATGTCATTTCATGTTTATTCAACCCGATTTCCTTTCACATCTATAAAGAAAGTTTCGCCGTTCAGCTTCACCTTTGCTTTGCCATCTTTATTAAAATAGCGGGCGTCATCATATATAAAAGGAATAACTTCTTTCCCTGTCTGATCTATAAAACCGCATTTACCCTCCATGCATACTGCTGCCAGCCCGGTTTTGGTAAATGACCATGCAGGATTATATATACATGGAATAACTTCTTTTCCCGTTTTATCTACATATCCCCACCAACCATTCTGCCGAACTAATGCCAATCCTACAGAAAAAGCATGGGCATAGTCATAGATAAACGGTACGACTTCTTCGCCTGTTGCAGCATCTAAAAAGCCCCATCTACCATTGTATTCCGTTGGCACTAATTTTTGTACTTTCATTTTTTGAGTATCCATAATAGTATAATCCGTTAAATATTGAATTGATAAATAAGAAATAGTTCAAGCCTGCTTTCTGCTGTAAAGATAGGAATTAAATTGAGACTGAGCGCAGAACTCAGTAATAAGGCTGGTGAATAGCAGTTTATCCAAGAAAAAGGAAGAAGCTGAAATAGAATAACTTATTAAAATTTGGCACGCTATTGTGAATAAACTATATTTGTACATTCATTATAAGTACTATAATTATGCAAGATTTTGTAAACGGACGCTGTGGTTGGTGCGGAACTGACGAACTGTATGTGAAATACCATGATCAAGAGTGGGGAAATTTAGTGACCGACGACAAGACACTGTTCGAGTTTCTTGTGCTGGAGAGCGCCCAGGCCGGATTAAGTTGGATAACCATCCTCAAAAAACGTGAGGGATATCGCAAAGCCTTTTGTGGTTTCGATGCCGAACAAGTAGCACAAATGACCGATGAAGATGTCGAGCGGCTGATGCATTTTGATGGTATCGTGAAGAACCGTCTGAAAATCAAATCTACCATCACAAATGCAAGGCTATTCCTCGCCATACAAAAGGAGTTCGGCAGTTTCTATGAATATACACTGTCGTTCTTTCCTGATAGAAAACCGATTATCAATACCTTTCAATCCTTGAGTGAGATTCCGGTATCATCTCCCGAATCCGATGCCATGAGCAAGGATATGAAAAAACGAGGATTCAAGTTCTTCGGATCTACGATCTGCTACGCCCATTTGCAGGCTGCGGGATTCGTCAACGATCATTTGGCGGACTGTATCTGTCGAAAAGGATAAATGACAGTATAACTTCATACAAAGTAAAAGGCGGTATTTCCTCGTATGGATTTACCGCCTTTTCATTTTACTTCTTTATTCCCAAAATACTTCTTGCTTTCTCTTCACTGGAGATAAAATCGAGTGCATTGATTATCTCGTCATAATTCTCCCGGTCGGAAATATTCGGAGCTAAGATTTTCAGGACTTCCAGTTTGTCATCATCAAACCGGTATATCGACATCATCCGCACACACTGCTTGCAATTCAATCCTCTGTTACCGATTCCGGCTTCTAATAATTCCAGTTGATCGTCTTTGAAAGGTTTGCCTTTCACTTTGTTGTAAAGCGACTGGAAATCCCTTTCGTCCATCCCTCTTCCACCATTAATGTGCGGGTGGGAGGAAGCGGTTCCACCACCTACTTCAATAGCAGGATATACAGCAACAGGCGGATGAGGAGCTGTGTTAAAAGAATCCATACCTACAACACACCCGTTTACGAAATCTATGACAATCGATGTAGTCACAGTAGATAAATTGTCACCGGCAACAAGTTTCACATACTCCCACTGCTCTGTTTCTTGGTCAAAACGGCGATATTGCGGTTTTCCAAGTATGGAAGAAACTTCTTTTTGGGTCATCCCTTTTTGGACACTCATCATGATGTCTTTACTTGATCCGATAATGCTGGCGCAGCTACTTATGCCAATCATAAATGCCAGTAGTGCTAATGTCAGTTTTATTGTTTTCATTGTATATATTGTTTTTAGTTTTTATGTTGCTACAAATATAAGTGGAGAAAAGCATATAATATTATCTTTTTCCCTATTATTTAGGGAGATTTCCCTATTATACCAATATTCACAGTGCTCCGAATTCTCTTCAAATCACGGGAAATAAGAGAACAATTCTGATGAAGCAGGAAATAAAAGAATACTACGATGCCGATGAATATGGAAGTACCTTTAAGCATGCATGTTTTGCTTGCAGTTTCCATCTTCATTTTATCCATCGCTATCGCGTATGCTTGCCTTAAACTGTATGACGAACCGGTACGTGAATGTCTGAAAAGGCGTTTTTTTGGAAAAAAAAGGTAAAACTATGGCGAAAAGTATCTTTTTCTTAT from Bacteroides sp. MSB163 includes:
- a CDS encoding DNA-3-methyladenine glycosylase I; amino-acid sequence: MQDFVNGRCGWCGTDELYVKYHDQEWGNLVTDDKTLFEFLVLESAQAGLSWITILKKREGYRKAFCGFDAEQVAQMTDEDVERLMHFDGIVKNRLKIKSTITNARLFLAIQKEFGSFYEYTLSFFPDRKPIINTFQSLSEIPVSSPESDAMSKDMKKRGFKFFGSTICYAHLQAAGFVNDHLADCICRKG
- a CDS encoding WG repeat-containing protein — encoded protein: MKVQKLVPTEYNGRWGFLDAATGEEVVPFIYDYAHAFSVGLALVRQNGWWGYVDKTGKEVIPCIYNPAWSFTKTGLAAVCMEGKCGFIDQTGKEVIPFIYDDARYFNKDGKAKVKLNGETFFIDVKGNRVE
- a CDS encoding DUF4476 domain-containing protein — encoded protein: MKTIKLTLALLAFMIGISSCASIIGSSKDIMMSVQKGMTQKEVSSILGKPQYRRFDQETEQWEYVKLVAGDNLSTVTTSIVIDFVNGCVVGMDSFNTAPHPPVAVYPAIEVGGGTASSHPHINGGRGMDERDFQSLYNKVKGKPFKDDQLELLEAGIGNRGLNCKQCVRMMSIYRFDDDKLEVLKILAPNISDRENYDEIINALDFISSEEKARSILGIKK
- the fabD gene encoding ACP S-malonyltransferase, which produces MKAFVFPGQGAQFVGMGKDLYENSALAKELFEKANDILGYRITDIMFNGTDEDLRQTKVTQPAVFLHSVISALCMGDDFKPEMTAGHSLGEFSALVAAGALSFEDGLKLVYARAMAMQKACEAQPSTMAAIIALSDEKVEEICEQVTAEGEVCVAANYNCPGQIVISGSIEGINKACELMKAAGAKRALPLKVGGAFHSPLMNPAKVELEAAINATEIHAPKCPVYQNVDALPHTDPEEIKKNLVAQLTASVRWTQTVKNMVADGATDFTECGPGAVLQGLIKKIAPEVSAHGIA
- a CDS encoding GNAT family N-acetyltransferase; its protein translation is MIDTDEIVLKPLLGEDILWFDRWLRKDYIYKWLCPDGEEQKEAWLDEVSNRDGKYDFMKHFIVYYKNKKIGYCLYADCFFLKDLEEEGHDFESLYGDISEKNHTYEIGYLIGEEEYLNRGIGKMIIRKLEEKIIELEGREIAADPSEENTASIKVLLSNGFKKKSDGDYRKII